Proteins encoded by one window of Alkalinema sp. FACHB-956:
- a CDS encoding 6-pyruvoyl tetrahydropterin synthase family protein → MPRWKLATEFHFSAAHQIRDYNGPCGRLHGHTYTVKLEATSDRLHGSEYCPHPVMVADFRTLRWAKKDVTKGGLDHCVLNEVMPPEYETTAEMIAKYIYDKTKKMLPDGVRLNVSVSESPHSWAEYTDD, encoded by the coding sequence ATGCCTCGCTGGAAACTTGCCACTGAATTTCATTTTTCTGCTGCCCACCAAATCCGGGACTACAACGGGCCTTGTGGTCGGCTCCATGGTCACACCTATACGGTGAAGCTGGAGGCGACAAGCGATCGGCTCCATGGGTCGGAGTATTGTCCCCATCCGGTGATGGTGGCGGATTTTCGAACGTTGCGTTGGGCGAAGAAGGATGTGACGAAGGGTGGGCTGGATCACTGTGTGCTGAATGAGGTGATGCCACCGGAGTATGAGACAACGGCGGAAATGATTGCGAAGTATATTTACGACAAAACGAAGAAGATGTTGCCCGATGGGGTGAGGCTGAATGTGTCGGTTTCTGAGTCGCCGCATTCTTGGGCGGAGTATACGGATGATTAA